Below is a window of Pseudomonadota bacterium DNA.
GATTGGGTTTTAATCCTTGATGCCGACGAAAGGATTCCTCAAGAAAGTGTAACCCAAATAGCCCAAGTCCTGAAAGATTCGAGTTTGAAAGTCTGTGGCTTCAGTTTTCGGCGAAGAAATTTTTTCCATGGTCGTTGGATTAAGCATTGTGGCTGGTGGCCCAATCAGGTTCTCCGGTTAGTAGATAAAAGAAAGGGCGTTTTTGATGGAAGGGCGGTCCATGAAGGCTGGATTGCCCAAGGCCCAATTACTGCCCTTGATACTGAAATTGTGCATTTAAGTTACCGGAGTTATTCTGAATTAATTGATAAGATGGATCGCTATTCCAGCATTGGCGCTGAGGATCTTTATCAAAAGAATAAACAGACCGGTGCCCTGAAACCAATAAGTCGTGGCATCTGGATGTTTTGTAAAACATATTTTTTGCAGAAGGGATTTCTTGATGGATTTGATGGCCTGGTCATTTCTTTGATGAATGCTGCCGGATCATTTTTTAAATATGCAAAACATCGGGAATTGACGAAATATGGTCGTGATAAGCTGCACCAGCCGTAATCTCAATATATATTTATCCGATGCTTACCAAGGGGAGGTTCATCGGCAGGGAATCTTATTTTCCGGGAATAATTATGAATGAATATCGTGAAAAGCGCCTGAACAGGCGTCATGAGGTGAAAGAGCCGATAACCTATGTTTACGGAGAGGAGAGCTATTCGTCGCAAACCATAGATATCGGCAAGGGTGGGATTAAGTTTAATACCAAACAGTTGTTGCCACCTTTAAGTAAGGTTTCGATAACCCTGAAAAGAGACCCCTCTCTGATCTTTAACGGTCTGATCATCTGGTCCGGACGCCTGGATGCGCGGTATTTAGCTGCCATAAAGTTCATTGATCTCACCCAGGAACATACGTATTATCTGGAGCAATTTCTGCTCTATGGGGAGAGAAGCGAATAAATCACATTCTCCGGGATAGCAGCCATCACAGATTTTTTGATTACTTTATTGTCTTTTTGAACCGGACCTGTTGTTTGTTTCGAACTTGAGCTGTTGTTCAAGCAACACAGAAGTCAATTTGATACCTCAGCCAGAAATAGCTGAAAAATAACCTATTGTCTTCTTGAGTCCTTCTTCCAGCTGAATTGTGGGCTCCCAACCGAATTTTTCTTTGGCAAGTCTGATATCCGGCCGGCGCTGTTTCGGGTCGTCCGATGGCAGGGGCTCAAAAACAATTTCCGATTTGGAACCGGTGAGGCTGATTACTTTTTCCGCCAACTCCAGGATGGTAAATTCTCCGGGATTTCCTGTGTTCATCGGGCCGGTGAAGTCATCATCCGAATCCATGAACAGGACAAAGAGATTGATCAGATCATCGACATAACAGAATGATCGGGATTGCGAGCCATCGCCGTATATCGTTATCGGCTTGTTGTGCAGCGCCTGCATGATGAAATTCGATACCACCCGGCCGTCGTTGGGGTGCATCCTGGGGCCGTATGTATTGAAAATGCGCGCTACTTTGATCCGCAGGTTGTGCTGGCGACGATAGTCAAAAAACAATGTTTCGGCGCATCGTTTGCCTTCATCGTAACAGGAGCGGATACCTGTGGGGTTTACTCTTCCCCAGTAGCTTTCCGGCTGCGGATGTATTTCCGGATCACCATAAACCTCGCTGGTTGAAGCCTGGAAGATCTTTGCCTTGACCCGCTTGGCAAGGCCGAGCATATTGATTGCGCCGTGGACGCTGGTCTTGGTGGTCTGCACCGGGTCATGCTGATAATGGATGGGAGACGCCGGGCAGGCGAGATTGTAAATCTCGTCCACTTCGATATAGAGGGGAAAGGTTACATCGTGGCGCATGAGTTCGAAATGCGGGTTGTCCAGCAGGTGAATGATGTTATTCTTGGTGCCGGTGAAATAATTATCAACGCACAGGACGTCATGGCCGTCTTTGAGAAGGCGCTCGCAGAGATGGGAACCGAGAAATCCGGCGCCGCCGGTAACCAGTATGCGCTTCGTGTCCAGACTTTTCATGGAATTATTCCTTTAGATAAAAATAATGACTGATTGTTGTTTTGTATAACTTCTGCAGGATATGGTACTTTATTTCAAGAGACAGGAATTATCACTAAAAAAGGCTTTCCTTGGTCGAGATAGTTTTGCGTTGCGCCCTTGTTTTGCGGGAAGCATATTTTCTTGCGATATATGTTGTTGGTTTCTCCAGTATAGAAGAAAGCCGCCCCAATTTCTATATGATCAAGAGTTCTTTGTCAACCAGAATCACGGAGATGGATTACGTTGTTTGGACCTGATAGGCAGAGGCCCTGGAAGCCTTGATATTTCATCACCTGGCCCATGACCAGAGACGGTATGCGTAGATTTTTGCCTTGACTTTTCAATGTAAGTTGAGCATTAATGTCGATTTTTTGGGCGTTTAGGCAGAAAAGGTTTGCAATTTTATTATTTGCTTCCTCTTTGTGGCATACACAAAGAGTGGTAGTATTTGTGTGGTCAAAAAAACTAAACGTTTCATTTAGTTCTGCTGTTTTTTGTTGTTGAGTAACATGATTCTAGAGAGGTTTTGGGTAACTATGTTCGGATTATTTGCAGATACGTTGAAATCAGGCAGTGATGAATCGTTGGATTCGCAGGATTTCTCGCTGATCGAGATGCTTGGCCTGATTTATGAAGACCTTGATATAGATAATGTGGAAGAGCGTTTTATTGAACTTGTTGATGAAATGTTTTCATTTGACCGCATCGCGCTTTTTTTTGTTAAGCATAAGAGGGGAATACTGCAGGGGAAATTGTCCAAGGGATTCAGTGATGGAATCATTGAATCCCTGAAGATTTCAGTGAAGGAGGATTGCCTGTTTTCCAGGCCGTTGATTTCAGGTTTCCCTGTCTGGCAGGCAGAAGTGACAGGGGATCAATACCAGGAGCAGCTCGGCCTCAAGGAATTTGCATTAATTCCGGTAATCAATAAAAAAAGGATTCCCTGCTGGAAGGTGAAAAAATGTCAGGCGGTCAATTGTCCTGCATATGGCAAGAAATGGTTGCGGTGCTGGATGGTGTCGGGAACGCAATGCAGCGGCGGTATTGAAGTTTCGCAGCAGGCAAAGTCAAGGGAATGCATGAAATGCCCGATTTTCGCCAACCAGGATGCCGAGGCGGTGGAGGGGGTTCTCCTGGTTGACAATTCGTCATCCATGAAAAAGATCGGTAAGGAGACTATTGCCGCACTTTCGATTATTGCGCACTCGGTAGGCGTTGCAATTAATAATTCAAAGACCTATATGAGGACCTTGAGTGACGCGATCCGAGATGAACTTACCGGGCTTCACAACCGCAGGTACTTTAATGAGCGCCTGCTGGATGAAGTGGACCGGGCCAAAAGGTATGATGGCAAACTGAGCCTGATAATGTGCGATGTTGATCATTTTAAAAGGGTGAATGATACTTTTGGGCACCCGGTAGGGGATGAGGTGCTGATCTGGTTCGGGGATCTGATCAATCATAATCATCGCAAAAGCGATGTGGTGGCGCGTTACGGCGGCGAAGAGTTTGCCGTCCTGCTCCTTAACACCGATAAACGCAAGGCACTGGAAATTGCCGAGAATATGCGTCGGGACATTGAAAGCGCCAAATGCTGCCATGAAAATCATGATATCCGGTTGACCGCAAGCTTTGGGGTCGCAACATATGGACCAGATGCCGGTTCTTTTGAAGGGCTGGTTTCAAAGGCGGATGAGTTTCTCTATGCCGCCAAGGTTCAGGGCAGAAACAGGGTCTGTTCTTCGTAAGCGATTACATGGCACAGCATCTGCTTTGTCAGCGGTCTGTCCGCATACTGGTTGTATAGCGGACAAAACCGCTTTCGCGCATCTGCCGCACCCTGTAATCGCTTATGGCTTGGGTCGGGTGACTGGCCTTGGTG
It encodes the following:
- a CDS encoding glycosyltransferase family 2 protein, with product MNRGEAGKIPFSVAIITRNEEARLADCLESVSFAEDLVVVDSDSTDRTVEIAKSYGARVFIEPWQGFSYQKQYAVNQCKHDWVLILDADERIPQESVTQIAQVLKDSSLKVCGFSFRRRNFFHGRWIKHCGWWPNQVLRLVDKRKGVFDGRAVHEGWIAQGPITALDTEIVHLSYRSYSELIDKMDRYSSIGAEDLYQKNKQTGALKPISRGIWMFCKTYFLQKGFLDGFDGLVISLMNAAGSFFKYAKHRELTKYGRDKLHQP
- a CDS encoding PilZ domain-containing protein codes for the protein MNEYREKRLNRRHEVKEPITYVYGEESYSSQTIDIGKGGIKFNTKQLLPPLSKVSITLKRDPSLIFNGLIIWSGRLDARYLAAIKFIDLTQEHTYYLEQFLLYGERSE
- a CDS encoding SDR family oxidoreductase, with product MKSLDTKRILVTGGAGFLGSHLCERLLKDGHDVLCVDNYFTGTKNNIIHLLDNPHFELMRHDVTFPLYIEVDEIYNLACPASPIHYQHDPVQTTKTSVHGAINMLGLAKRVKAKIFQASTSEVYGDPEIHPQPESYWGRVNPTGIRSCYDEGKRCAETLFFDYRRQHNLRIKVARIFNTYGPRMHPNDGRVVSNFIMQALHNKPITIYGDGSQSRSFCYVDDLINLFVLFMDSDDDFTGPMNTGNPGEFTILELAEKVISLTGSKSEIVFEPLPSDDPKQRRPDIRLAKEKFGWEPTIQLEEGLKKTIGYFSAISG
- a CDS encoding GGDEF domain-containing protein, whose protein sequence is MFGLFADTLKSGSDESLDSQDFSLIEMLGLIYEDLDIDNVEERFIELVDEMFSFDRIALFFVKHKRGILQGKLSKGFSDGIIESLKISVKEDCLFSRPLISGFPVWQAEVTGDQYQEQLGLKEFALIPVINKKRIPCWKVKKCQAVNCPAYGKKWLRCWMVSGTQCSGGIEVSQQAKSRECMKCPIFANQDAEAVEGVLLVDNSSSMKKIGKETIAALSIIAHSVGVAINNSKTYMRTLSDAIRDELTGLHNRRYFNERLLDEVDRAKRYDGKLSLIMCDVDHFKRVNDTFGHPVGDEVLIWFGDLINHNHRKSDVVARYGGEEFAVLLLNTDKRKALEIAENMRRDIESAKCCHENHDIRLTASFGVATYGPDAGSFEGLVSKADEFLYAAKVQGRNRVCSS